One genomic region from Candidatus Nitrosopumilus koreensis AR1 encodes:
- a CDS encoding aminotransferase class I/II-fold pyridoxal phosphate-dependent enzyme, which produces MKVSKKVAGVEYAIRDIVLAARKVQQKGMQVDYLNIGDPVQFGFQPPDNVKQALIDAINNGENYYSTSEGLLELRQEIAKKENAKGLSISADEILVTNGVSEGLDMVISSIVEEGDEVLLPGPYYPPYASYVRLHGGIPVEFAVDLDNSTPDIEDIKSKITSKTVAICLISPNNPTGVVFNEKSLKELVDIANQHNLYIICDEIYDQIIFDEKFVGIGKVAGDSPVIVLNGFSKVHLMSGWRIGYIAFNNSPKLDAIRENLPKLARVRIATSLPVQHAALESLRGPQDYISNFVTEIKKRRDLVVKRLNEMPGLSCPNPKGAFYAFPKIEDNRFGTDKEFVTKLLESKGVLTVHGSGFGEKYGSGHFRLVYLPSLEVLDSAMNKIEEFVRQ; this is translated from the coding sequence TTGAAGGTATCAAAAAAAGTAGCAGGTGTAGAGTACGCAATTAGAGATATTGTTCTTGCTGCAAGAAAAGTACAACAAAAAGGAATGCAGGTAGATTATCTCAACATTGGTGATCCTGTCCAATTTGGTTTTCAACCACCTGATAATGTTAAACAAGCTTTGATTGATGCAATTAACAATGGTGAAAATTACTATTCTACTTCTGAAGGTCTTTTGGAATTAAGACAAGAGATTGCTAAAAAAGAAAACGCTAAAGGCTTGTCTATTTCTGCTGATGAGATTCTAGTTACAAATGGAGTTTCAGAAGGACTAGACATGGTAATCTCATCAATTGTTGAGGAAGGAGATGAAGTGCTGCTTCCAGGACCCTATTATCCTCCTTATGCTTCTTATGTTAGACTGCATGGTGGAATTCCAGTAGAGTTTGCAGTTGACTTGGATAACTCTACTCCTGATATTGAGGATATCAAATCCAAAATCACCTCAAAGACTGTTGCTATTTGTTTGATTAGTCCAAACAACCCAACTGGCGTTGTATTTAATGAAAAATCACTCAAAGAACTAGTAGATATTGCAAATCAGCATAATCTCTACATCATATGTGATGAAATCTATGATCAGATAATTTTTGATGAAAAATTTGTAGGAATTGGCAAAGTTGCAGGAGACTCTCCGGTAATTGTTCTAAATGGTTTTTCCAAAGTCCATCTAATGTCTGGCTGGAGAATTGGCTATATTGCATTTAACAATTCACCAAAACTTGATGCAATTAGAGAGAATCTTCCAAAACTAGCCAGAGTGCGAATTGCAACCAGTCTGCCCGTACAACATGCTGCACTAGAGTCATTACGAGGACCTCAAGACTATATCTCAAACTTTGTGACTGAAATAAAAAAACGCAGAGACTTGGTTGTAAAGAGACTAAACGAGATGCCAGGACTGTCTTGTCCAAATCCAAAGGGCGCATTTTATGCATTTCCAAAAATTGAAGACAATAGATTTGGAACAGACAAAGAATTTGTTACAAAACTATTGGAATCAAAAGGAGTTTTAACTGTACATGGTTCTGGTTTTGGAGAAAAATATGGCAGTGGTCATTTCAGGTTAGTTTATCTTCCAAGCCTTGAAGTTTTGGATTCAGCAATGAACAAGATTGAGGAATTTGTACGTCAGTAA
- a CDS encoding PIN domain-containing protein — protein MATVQFESMLALDSCVVIATIKSPKIARKIIRIFRGNNSRVILQDVVLKEASKILGIPKEEVLEKISAILRKEVQVFTTTDSMRNEATRYENQYGICHNPDSKILAAAKTFSWTLLTMDKKMLQTAEFEGILALNPVWVGGK, from the coding sequence ATGGCAACCGTACAGTTTGAATCGATGTTGGCTTTAGACTCTTGTGTAGTAATTGCTACAATCAAGAGTCCAAAAATAGCCAGAAAAATTATCCGCATTTTTAGAGGAAACAATAGCAGAGTAATCCTTCAAGATGTAGTCTTAAAGGAAGCATCAAAAATTCTTGGAATTCCAAAAGAAGAAGTCCTAGAAAAAATCAGCGCAATTCTCAGAAAAGAGGTACAGGTATTTACAACAACTGACTCTATGAGAAATGAAGCAACTAGATATGAAAACCAATATGGGATATGTCACAATCCAGACAGTAAAATTCTAGCTGCGGCAAAGACATTTTCCTGGACACTTCTTACTATGGATAAGAAGATGCTTCAGACTGCAGAGTTTGAAGGAATTTTAGCACTAAACCCAGTATGGGTGGGAGGAAAATAA
- a CDS encoding MarR family transcriptional regulator — translation MARRKITLYGKKASQDDILEEIHRLLYAKGNRPYPLKPPEIAKALGIARQSVYNYIKLLSQRGEMVRLRSGHFFLPKSKDQEFREFNKHHSITSDPLVSEWMDDMLTRKQGMPLKSWRNRLRSLEIVCNTCKVTPYDLTISAKKTEKIMRTFAKHFQNGDVVCSNRGCKPTGKNTTVYHKAQAVRDFCSFYDITWRKGVSGVMSQKVPHHGKYADIRFTQEEFDAADKFIKEKWGLDSDVYRWFWVGIESCARFGALYNMKNDWTELKTKHDDTIFLMSVIESKTENIRGGKWIKYITREDTQKSLKLLKDRNCDRIVESSLAEHAFKKTINRQLVEIFQDLGKNETYFLTRPSHVLRHLGAHYWLSKTNYNYGIIAEVGGWHTIDELKKSYGQIPPEKVLEIIQ, via the coding sequence ATGGCACGTCGAAAGATAACCCTCTACGGCAAGAAAGCATCACAAGATGACATTCTAGAGGAAATCCATAGATTGCTTTACGCCAAGGGAAACAGGCCCTACCCGCTAAAGCCACCAGAGATTGCAAAGGCACTTGGAATCGCCAGACAGTCCGTCTACAATTACATCAAGTTATTATCGCAGAGAGGAGAGATGGTCCGCCTAAGGTCAGGCCATTTCTTTTTGCCAAAATCAAAAGACCAAGAGTTCCGGGAGTTCAACAAACACCATTCCATCACATCTGACCCCCTTGTCTCTGAATGGATGGATGACATGCTGACAAGAAAGCAAGGAATGCCACTAAAGTCCTGGAGAAACAGACTACGCTCCCTTGAGATTGTTTGCAATACCTGCAAGGTAACTCCCTATGATCTGACAATCTCTGCAAAGAAAACTGAAAAAATCATGAGAACGTTTGCAAAGCATTTCCAAAACGGTGATGTTGTATGCTCTAATCGTGGATGCAAACCTACCGGAAAGAATACTACCGTCTACCACAAAGCACAAGCAGTAAGAGACTTTTGTTCGTTTTACGATATTACCTGGAGAAAAGGTGTTTCAGGAGTAATGTCTCAAAAAGTTCCCCATCATGGAAAATATGCAGACATTAGATTCACACAAGAAGAGTTTGATGCAGCAGACAAGTTCATCAAGGAAAAATGGGGTTTAGATTCAGATGTATACAGGTGGTTCTGGGTTGGAATCGAATCTTGTGCACGATTTGGTGCTCTGTACAACATGAAAAATGATTGGACAGAACTAAAAACAAAACATGATGACACCATATTTCTTATGTCTGTGATTGAATCAAAGACTGAAAATATCCGTGGAGGAAAATGGATAAAGTACATTACAAGAGAAGATACTCAAAAAAGTTTGAAATTATTAAAAGATAGAAACTGCGATAGAATTGTCGAGTCATCACTTGCAGAACATGCTTTCAAAAAAACCATCAATCGACAACTCGTTGAAATTTTTCAAGATTTAGGAAAAAATGAAACATATTTTCTAACTCGTCCTTCACATGTTCTGCGACATTTGGGTGCTCATTATTGGTTGTCTAAAACCAATTACAACTATGGAATCATTGCAGAGGTGGGAGGCTGGCATACTATAGATGAGTTAAAGAAGAGTTATGGTCAAATTCCACCTGAAAAAGTCTTAGAAATCATTCAATAA
- a CDS encoding histidine phosphatase family protein — MGQIIFLRHGQAKNNTERILAGRTEGVPLTDVGQQQAQHTAELLEHMNISAIYSSPIQRAKHTAEIVGKHNSLDVTIDDRLIELDMGKFTGMAYDEIFNDHGNVFMKFYQGDLEIAHNGVETFDEVKKRVLGIVNHVVEKHPDENVVLVTHMDPIKAMLSTVVDLSPTNLFELIIANASLNLFRENKRKFSISGLNVMHPTRFDQGW; from the coding sequence TTGGGACAAATAATTTTCCTAAGACACGGTCAGGCAAAAAATAACACTGAACGAATTTTAGCAGGACGAACTGAAGGTGTGCCGTTAACTGATGTTGGTCAACAGCAAGCACAACATACCGCTGAACTACTTGAGCATATGAACATCTCTGCAATTTATTCTAGTCCAATACAAAGAGCAAAGCATACTGCAGAAATTGTTGGAAAACATAATTCCCTTGATGTAACAATTGATGATAGATTAATCGAACTTGATATGGGAAAATTCACTGGTATGGCATATGATGAAATATTTAATGATCATGGAAATGTCTTTATGAAATTCTATCAAGGTGATCTTGAAATTGCTCACAACGGAGTTGAAACTTTTGATGAAGTCAAAAAAAGGGTATTGGGAATTGTTAATCATGTAGTTGAAAAACATCCTGATGAAAATGTTGTACTAGTCACTCACATGGATCCTATCAAAGCAATGCTTTCAACTGTAGTTGATCTGTCTCCAACAAATCTATTTGAACTAATTATAGCAAATGCATCATTGAATCTCTTTAGAGAAAACAAACGAAAATTCTCAATTTCTGGACTTAACGTAATGCATCCAACTAGATTCGATCAAGGTTGGTAG
- a CDS encoding cupredoxin domain-containing protein, which produces MSGHSNWPEWIYVGVVVALMCWVGAEAWEAERLVEHVPADAEVIKVTGQQWFWSFEHEDGTKEIGELHVEKGKAYKLEIHSKDVNHSFNIHDYVVLMDAIPGRVNTVWFAPTDVGEHDIQCREYCGLIHYNMRGTLIVEEPHS; this is translated from the coding sequence ATGAGTGGACATTCTAACTGGCCTGAATGGATTTACGTTGGTGTTGTAGTTGCTTTGATGTGCTGGGTTGGTGCAGAAGCTTGGGAAGCAGAAAGACTCGTAGAACATGTTCCTGCCGATGCCGAAGTTATCAAAGTAACAGGACAACAATGGTTCTGGTCTTTTGAACATGAAGATGGAACAAAAGAAATTGGTGAGTTGCATGTTGAAAAAGGCAAAGCCTACAAATTGGAAATTCATTCAAAAGATGTTAATCACTCTTTTAACATTCACGATTATGTTGTTTTGATGGATGCAATTCCTGGCAGAGTTAACACTGTATGGTTTGCACCAACTGATGTTGGTGAACATGATATTCAATGCAGAGAATATTGTGGATTAATTCATTATAACATGCGTGGAACATTAATTGTGGAGGAACCACACTCTTGA
- a CDS encoding plastocyanin/azurin family copper-binding protein, giving the protein MKMSHDTQTVYRTTPARTGKMMAIMLGICIVGGAIFFSMWDYWISQPAPVVAMMAGEADKAAPAAATGKTITQDLSFIESSDFRTLAFNSLPGEPNHNPTINMNVGDKVVFDVINDGKSFHAFGVTKADEGFAGIIPGSEIGAASNPLKPGEGGTSEFVAGEEGTYYYICTVPGHREQGMVGEIIVGSAQGGGSSGVAAAPTGVSHDFNLDFVESDDFRTLAFNALPGFDGHNPEIRVSSGDEVTITSTNTGKSFHAFGVVSNPEDFNNVIWDSAIAAASNPLKPGESGSTTFTAGAPGTYYYICTVPGHALQGMQGSFIVE; this is encoded by the coding sequence ATGAAAATGAGTCACGATACACAAACCGTTTACAGAACCACTCCTGCAAGAACCGGAAAGATGATGGCAATTATGTTAGGAATCTGTATTGTTGGAGGAGCAATCTTCTTTTCAATGTGGGATTATTGGATTTCACAACCTGCACCAGTTGTTGCAATGATGGCAGGAGAAGCAGATAAAGCCGCACCAGCCGCAGCTACTGGAAAGACAATCACACAAGATCTTTCATTTATAGAATCATCAGATTTTAGGACTTTGGCGTTTAATTCATTACCTGGAGAACCAAATCACAATCCAACAATTAACATGAATGTTGGTGATAAAGTGGTATTTGATGTAATAAATGATGGAAAATCATTCCATGCATTTGGTGTCACAAAAGCTGATGAAGGCTTTGCAGGAATTATTCCTGGCAGTGAAATTGGAGCAGCATCTAATCCACTAAAGCCAGGTGAAGGTGGAACTTCAGAGTTTGTTGCAGGTGAAGAAGGCACTTACTACTACATCTGTACAGTTCCTGGTCACAGGGAACAAGGAATGGTTGGTGAAATCATTGTAGGCTCTGCACAAGGCGGTGGCAGTTCTGGTGTTGCAGCAGCTCCAACAGGCGTGTCTCATGACTTTAATTTGGACTTTGTAGAATCTGATGATTTTAGAACATTAGCATTTAATGCATTACCTGGATTTGATGGTCACAATCCTGAAATTCGTGTAAGCTCTGGTGATGAGGTTACTATAACCTCTACAAATACTGGTAAATCATTCCATGCATTTGGAGTTGTTTCAAACCCTGAAGACTTTAACAATGTAATTTGGGATTCTGCAATTGCAGCAGCATCTAATCCTCTAAAACCTGGTGAAAGCGGTAGTACTACTTTTACTGCTGGTGCACCTGGAACATATTATTACATCTGTACAGTTCCTGGACATGCATTACAAGGCATGCAAGGTAGTTTCATAGTAGAATAG
- a CDS encoding PqqD family peptide modification chaperone has protein sequence MSAVSPQAIEDSLKQCMDPEVPLNIVEMGLIYGIDVAENNDVNIKMTMTTQGCPLHETLVSDATRFVKKVPGVNNVNIDIVWDPPWSMDKMSEEAKTKIKNMGSGMNTPAPINYETALPQGVGKLVQQEDGSMVLANEHDQGFMVNQAIVDFWKSCNGQRKVTDLVEIFAQQTGLQRNQVEKEVMQLLQQLRDGGLIAIAGQPDAPNVEFKK, from the coding sequence ATGAGTGCAGTTTCTCCACAAGCAATCGAGGATTCTTTAAAACAATGCATGGATCCGGAAGTTCCTCTAAACATTGTAGAAATGGGACTAATCTATGGAATTGATGTGGCAGAAAACAATGATGTCAATATCAAAATGACAATGACGACTCAAGGTTGCCCTCTTCATGAAACTCTCGTTTCTGATGCAACAAGATTTGTCAAAAAAGTTCCCGGTGTAAACAATGTCAATATTGACATTGTGTGGGATCCACCCTGGTCCATGGATAAAATGTCTGAAGAGGCAAAAACCAAAATCAAAAACATGGGATCTGGTATGAATACCCCTGCACCAATAAACTATGAAACTGCATTACCTCAAGGCGTTGGTAAACTAGTTCAACAAGAGGACGGTTCTATGGTATTAGCAAACGAACATGACCAAGGATTCATGGTAAATCAAGCCATAGTTGATTTTTGGAAGTCATGTAATGGACAAAGAAAGGTTACAGACTTGGTTGAAATCTTTGCACAACAAACAGGACTACAAAGAAATCAAGTTGAAAAAGAAGTTATGCAATTACTGCAACAATTGCGTGATGGTGGATTAATTGCTATTGCTGGACAACCAGATGCTCCAAATGTTGAGTTTAAAAAATAA
- a CDS encoding SDR family oxidoreductase, with protein MASAIVLGGSRGIGRAISESLKSIGVEVFAASRKDIDTSDLSSVRRFVEKNTQTDILVLNTGGPSPKPFATITEEDWNLYHNQLFLGFVTILQNIKISDNGYIFLISSSVIKEPNSKLIISSAYRAAFAEIFKVLSKEYAENQVSCINIAPGPINTDRTQELIENVEEYKQSLPMKRLGEPEEIGNFVKSIIQNKIKYLSGVTINFDGANSNYIF; from the coding sequence ATGGCTAGCGCAATAGTACTGGGCGGTTCAAGGGGAATAGGAAGGGCAATCTCAGAATCGTTAAAGTCCATAGGTGTAGAGGTATTTGCAGCCTCTAGAAAAGACATCGACACGTCAGATTTGAGCAGCGTTAGAAGATTTGTGGAAAAAAACACTCAGACAGACATTCTTGTTCTGAATACCGGCGGACCTTCCCCAAAGCCATTTGCAACAATTACGGAAGAGGACTGGAACCTATATCACAATCAGTTATTCTTGGGATTCGTTACTATTCTACAAAACATCAAGATCAGCGATAACGGATACATCTTTTTGATCAGTTCAAGCGTAATTAAAGAACCAAATTCAAAATTAATAATTTCATCAGCATATCGTGCAGCATTTGCTGAAATTTTCAAGGTATTAAGCAAGGAATATGCTGAAAATCAAGTCAGCTGTATCAATATTGCACCAGGGCCAATCAACACTGACAGGACTCAGGAATTAATAGAAAATGTTGAAGAATACAAACAATCTCTACCAATGAAGAGACTCGGGGAGCCTGAAGAGATTGGAAATTTTGTAAAATCAATCATTCAGAATAAAATAAAGTACTTGTCAGGAGTTACAATAAACTTTGATGGTGCAAATTCAAATTATATTTTCTAA
- the npdG gene encoding NADPH-dependent F420 reductase: MKVGIIGGTGGMGKGFALRWSQNHDVIVGSRDAARAAESAVEYTNLAKEAFGEIKGSISGNDNVSVAKESDVLILSIPYENIDSVCSGILPEVNDNCVVVSPIVPMTKTDVGFECVSIKDNKPFSYKLVSNHMKDKSKLVSAFHVISEKKLVNPTLELDYDIFVCGDDKESVGVVNTLIDEIKGLRSIYLGPIELSYLAEMSTPLLLNAMIQNKIKNPGIKII; this comes from the coding sequence ATGAAAGTGGGAATTATTGGCGGTACAGGTGGAATGGGCAAAGGCTTTGCCCTGAGATGGTCACAAAATCACGATGTAATAGTTGGTTCTAGGGATGCTGCAAGAGCAGCAGAATCAGCTGTAGAGTATACAAATTTGGCAAAAGAGGCATTTGGTGAAATTAAAGGAAGTATTTCTGGAAACGATAATGTTTCAGTTGCAAAAGAAAGTGACGTGTTGATTTTGTCAATTCCATATGAAAATATTGATTCAGTGTGTTCTGGGATATTACCAGAAGTTAATGACAATTGTGTTGTAGTATCACCAATCGTTCCAATGACTAAAACAGATGTTGGATTTGAGTGTGTTTCAATTAAAGACAACAAGCCATTCTCATACAAATTAGTGTCAAACCATATGAAAGATAAATCAAAATTAGTTTCTGCATTTCATGTAATATCTGAGAAAAAATTGGTGAATCCAACTCTCGAGCTAGATTATGATATTTTTGTATGTGGAGATGACAAAGAGTCAGTCGGTGTAGTCAATACATTAATTGATGAAATCAAAGGTTTGAGATCAATTTACTTGGGACCAATAGAATTATCATATCTTGCAGAAATGTCAACGCCATTGCTGCTAAACGCAATGATTCAAAACAAGATAAAAAATCCCGGAATTAAAATCATCTGA
- a CDS encoding COX15/CtaA family protein, whose amino-acid sequence MAIQYLALSTMVVLYSLMFLGGYVSAAGLGLTCPEWPLCPNGVMPSEEYLIEWIHRFTAATTGTLVIATMIAAMINKNSHWKIKLTSSLATVFVITQIILGALVIDLKLHALLVAIHLGVGILLFSMVLLTTLFAFRISRVQIESRV is encoded by the coding sequence TTGGCAATTCAATATCTTGCATTATCTACAATGGTTGTTTTGTATTCACTAATGTTCTTAGGTGGATATGTTTCTGCGGCAGGACTTGGTCTTACATGTCCTGAATGGCCACTTTGTCCAAATGGTGTAATGCCCTCTGAAGAATATCTCATTGAATGGATTCATAGATTTACTGCGGCAACTACTGGTACACTAGTAATTGCTACAATGATTGCAGCAATGATTAACAAAAACTCACACTGGAAAATTAAACTTACAAGCTCTCTTGCGACAGTTTTTGTTATTACACAAATCATTCTTGGTGCTCTCGTGATTGATCTAAAACTACATGCATTGCTAGTTGCAATTCATCTGGGAGTTGGTATACTGTTATTCTCCATGGTCTTGTTGACTACATTATTTGCATTTAGAATTTCTAGAGTTCAAATAGAGTCTAGGGTTTAG
- a CDS encoding cytochrome c oxidase subunit I, protein MVLELQKPRPIWQIMFSTHHTDVGLLYLITSLGFLFMGGALALAIRAELFLPGSQIIADSMTFNRIFTVHGTTLIFLFIIPFASAVGNYFVPIMVRYKDMAYPKLNAIAFWMIPPAGALIWLGFADFTWYATPPYSIISAPGPAADMWIFGLKILGVSSVLGAINFVVTILKCKHPDMSIGQVPLLAWSFLSSSLIILVAIPTFAAALLMLLTDRLGVTGFFNPAMGGDPIAYAHLFWFTFHPEVYVLVIPAIGMMYEIIPRFSRKPIYSFNSGIFAFVLLSIVGFSSWAHHMYATGMSFTEKTVFMVGTLAAVPASAMHVYNFIATMWNGRIKFLTPMMWSVGGIALFFSAGAGGVANAAMPLDFTTHDTYWVVGHFHLFVMGTIAFGSIGFLYYMYPYVTGRMYNETMGKIHFIMSFIGTVLVFFTQHVLGLYGMPRRIFDYPPIPEWIAMNQIASVGAMIIGVSMAIFLANMIYSAGKGKPANTEDPFGVGGKYYYPFEAKNPSH, encoded by the coding sequence ATGGTTCTAGAACTACAAAAACCACGTCCGATTTGGCAAATAATGTTCTCAACACATCACACTGATGTTGGTTTACTTTATCTTATCACATCTTTAGGATTCTTGTTTATGGGAGGTGCATTGGCACTTGCAATAAGAGCTGAGTTGTTCTTGCCAGGATCACAAATTATTGCTGATTCGATGACCTTTAACAGAATCTTTACTGTTCACGGAACTACTTTGATCTTCTTGTTTATCATACCATTTGCATCTGCAGTTGGTAACTACTTTGTACCTATCATGGTCAGATACAAAGACATGGCTTACCCAAAGCTTAATGCAATTGCATTTTGGATGATTCCACCTGCTGGAGCCCTTATCTGGCTAGGATTTGCAGACTTTACTTGGTATGCCACTCCTCCTTATTCTATTATCAGCGCACCAGGTCCTGCTGCTGACATGTGGATATTTGGACTAAAAATTTTAGGTGTATCTTCTGTTCTTGGTGCAATTAACTTTGTTGTTACGATTCTCAAATGTAAACATCCTGACATGTCCATTGGTCAAGTTCCACTTTTGGCTTGGTCTTTCTTGTCATCCTCATTGATTATTCTTGTTGCAATTCCAACATTTGCAGCAGCATTATTGATGCTCTTAACTGATAGACTTGGTGTTACTGGATTCTTTAATCCTGCAATGGGAGGAGATCCAATTGCATATGCACACTTGTTCTGGTTTACATTCCATCCTGAAGTATACGTTCTCGTTATTCCAGCTATTGGTATGATGTATGAAATTATTCCAAGATTCTCAAGAAAACCAATCTATAGTTTCAATTCTGGTATCTTTGCATTTGTATTATTATCAATTGTCGGCTTTTCATCATGGGCACACCACATGTATGCAACAGGAATGTCATTTACAGAAAAGACTGTATTTATGGTAGGAACACTTGCAGCAGTTCCAGCATCTGCAATGCACGTCTATAATTTCATTGCAACAATGTGGAATGGCAGAATCAAATTCTTGACCCCAATGATGTGGTCTGTTGGTGGTATTGCTTTATTCTTCTCTGCAGGTGCAGGTGGTGTTGCAAACGCTGCTATGCCATTAGACTTTACAACACATGATACTTACTGGGTAGTTGGACACTTCCATCTCTTTGTGATGGGAACTATTGCATTTGGTTCAATTGGATTCCTCTACTACATGTACCCATATGTCACAGGACGAATGTATAATGAAACAATGGGTAAGATTCACTTTATCATGTCTTTCATAGGAACTGTGTTGGTCTTCTTTACACAACACGTACTTGGTTTATACGGTATGCCAAGAAGAATTTTCGATTATCCACCAATCCCAGAATGGATTGCAATGAACCAAATCGCATCAGTTGGTGCAATGATTATTGGAGTCAGCATGGCAATATTTTTGGCAAACATGATTTACAGCGCTGGAAAAGGAAAACCTGCAAACACAGAGGATCCATTTGGTGTTGGAGGCAAATACTATTATCCATTTGAGGCAAAGAACCCATCACATTAG
- a CDS encoding pyridoxamine 5'-phosphate oxidase family protein, with amino-acid sequence MSKKDEFLKTQKILRLSTIGKNKTPHIVPVWYRYSAKKFYIGTNTKTQKAKNAKKNNRVSFCVDTGVNAPNIYGVMGQGKANVILEKSKVKTIAKKILLRYFKTLENKSAKELLDDTDCIIEIIPEKISVWSY; translated from the coding sequence ATGAGCAAAAAAGATGAATTTCTAAAAACTCAAAAGATACTGCGGTTATCTACTATTGGAAAAAACAAAACCCCACACATTGTTCCTGTTTGGTACAGATACAGTGCTAAAAAATTCTACATTGGCACAAACACCAAGACACAAAAGGCAAAAAATGCAAAGAAAAACAACAGAGTCTCTTTTTGTGTAGATACAGGAGTTAATGCGCCCAACATCTATGGTGTGATGGGTCAAGGAAAGGCAAATGTGATTTTAGAAAAATCCAAAGTAAAAACAATTGCAAAAAAGATTCTTTTACGTTACTTTAAGACATTGGAAAACAAGTCAGCAAAAGAATTACTTGATGATACTGACTGTATTATTGAAATTATTCCTGAAAAGATTTCTGTTTGGAGTTACTGA
- a CDS encoding ribonuclease H-like domain-containing protein yields MPHYYFDIETTGLDPKVDEILTIQYQKISVHTGEAVGPLTILSSWEYSEEDIVKEIAVNMLDEYPWNFVPVGNNLTFEFKFLSEKFRKYLGTEIDVEFFVTRPHIDLKSVMILANSGKFKGCHLVLGKQGNGSEVPTWYENGEFQKIIEYVKDEANCFLNFTSEAQKVLGNRFTGGQRNV; encoded by the coding sequence TTGCCTCATTATTACTTTGATATTGAGACTACGGGACTAGACCCAAAGGTAGATGAAATCCTAACCATTCAATATCAAAAGATTTCAGTTCATACAGGTGAAGCTGTAGGCCCACTGACAATTCTGTCTAGTTGGGAATATTCCGAAGAAGACATTGTAAAAGAGATTGCAGTCAACATGCTAGATGAATACCCTTGGAATTTCGTTCCGGTTGGAAACAATCTGACATTTGAGTTCAAATTTCTGTCTGAGAAATTTAGAAAATATCTTGGAACAGAAATTGATGTAGAGTTTTTTGTTACAAGACCTCACATAGATCTCAAATCAGTAATGATACTTGCAAACTCTGGCAAATTCAAAGGATGTCACCTAGTACTTGGAAAACAGGGCAATGGCTCTGAAGTTCCAACATGGTATGAAAACGGAGAGTTTCAAAAAATTATTGAGTATGTAAAAGACGAGGCAAATTGTTTTCTCAACTTTACATCAGAAGCACAGAAAGTATTGGGAAATAGATTCACGGGAGGACAAAGAAATGTCTGA
- a CDS encoding SRPBCC family protein — translation MTLVTKSIDIKTPVENVFTYFARPEHVSDQIKTDAVGMTVVPMDIKEGMGVGTTFRIIGDFSGKRLEWDCETIEFVRNEKITAKQIEGPFKKWQITNEFKSLGNNLTRVTMSVDYEMPFGPLGAIMDKAKFAKSAERGMETALYNVRGLLEGNGSIPVYITLEAYQKLLAEKKKMNDVPVSTALTAIIEKYNEIEAKA, via the coding sequence TTGACCCTCGTAACAAAATCAATCGATATTAAGACACCTGTAGAAAATGTCTTTACCTATTTTGCAAGACCAGAACATGTTTCTGATCAAATCAAAACTGATGCAGTAGGCATGACCGTTGTTCCTATGGATATCAAGGAAGGCATGGGTGTAGGTACAACCTTTAGAATTATCGGTGACTTTAGCGGTAAACGTTTAGAGTGGGATTGTGAGACAATTGAATTTGTCAGAAATGAAAAGATAACTGCAAAACAGATTGAAGGCCCATTTAAGAAATGGCAAATTACTAATGAATTCAAGTCATTAGGAAATAACCTCACAAGAGTTACAATGTCAGTAGACTATGAAATGCCATTTGGCCCATTGGGTGCAATTATGGATAAAGCAAAGTTTGCAAAATCTGCTGAGAGAGGAATGGAGACTGCTCTTTACAATGTTAGAGGTTTGTTGGAAGGAAATGGTTCAATTCCGGTATATATCACACTAGAAGCATACCAAAAACTTCTTGCCGAAAAGAAAAAGATGAATGATGTTCCAGTTTCAACTGCACTAACTGCAATCATTGAAAAATACAACGAAATTGAAGCTAAAGCATAA